The DNA window CTGAGAAATCAAATGCAATAACCAATCTGAAATAAAGAGGTAACAAATATGTTCAATCAACTCATAGTGAACGTCAAAGAAACGATCTTAAAACCGTCCGCCGCCTTTCCGCGCATGGCAGATGAATGTGACATCAAGCTCGCATCGCTCGTCCTTATCATCATCTCTGCCATCAGCGGTATGGCAGAAGGTGCTACTGCTATCGTCAGCGCGATCCTCGTCATGGCGGCGTTCTGGGTCATCGAAACAGGCGTGCTCCATCTTCTGGCGAAGATATTCGGTGCATCGGGCGAGATGAAACGGCTCCTCATCGTCAACGCTTACACCATGGTACCGTCGCTCTTTTTTGTTCCGCTCTCGCTCATTCCGGGCGGTGAGATGATGACGCTTGCCATCGGCGGTATCTGGACGATGTATCTCAGCTACCTCGCGCTCAAAAGTGTCTACACACTCAGCGCAGGAAAAGCGATCATCATCCTTGTGCTCCTTTACTTCATCCTTGCCGTGCTCGGCGTGCTTATGGCATTCGCGATGATGAGGTTGTAAACAAATAATCTGATTTTGTGAAAAATTCCGAATAACAGCCGCTCTTCCCGTAAAAAGGGCAGGATTTCTCTAAACTATGGCGAAATCTTTGCTAAAGGGGAAAATCTTGGGGGAGGAAACGGCAATGCTCATTCGGGCGGTGACAACGATCGCACTGTATTGTCCGCGGTGCGGAAAACTGAATCTGCATGACATCTCGCATTTTGCGGTCGGACATGAGCCGAACGACCTTGTCTGCTCGTGCGGATACAAGCAAGCCGCCGTTATGCGCGCAGGTGCGTTCCAATTTGAGCTGACGATTCCTTGTGTCATGTGTCAATCGACGCATCACCTCTTTTTTGACCGTCGTGCGCTTCGTCATATCGAAGTCGAAAAAATATATTGCCCGAGCGAGAATTTCGAACTCGGCTTTATCGGTCGCCACGATGCGATAGAAGCAACGCGACACCTGCACAAAAGCGAGTTTTGCAGGCTGTGGCAGGACGGTTCGAGCGAAGAAGATATTAGGAGTCAGCAGATCGTCCTTGAAGTGCTCAACAAAGTACACGATATTGCCAGCGAACAGCACATCTACTGTATGTGCGGTGCGCATCAAATGACAGCAGACCTTCTTCCCGAAGGCGTACTGCTCACGTGTCTGTCGTGCGGAAGCTACGAGCTGATACCTGCTACCGAAGCAGTATTGGCAAGACTTTACGCAACAGACAGCATCGTGATGACAGGCATAGAAGCCATGTCACACGAAAAATAACCAAGCTGACCGTGTCCGACTTCGGTCGGATCGCAGTTATACATTCTCCGATTTGATTCGGAAACAATATATCAAAATAAGGTAGGGGGAATATTATATGGATCGTGAATTAGCATTAGAACTGGTCAGAATTACCGAAAAAGCCGCAGTAGCATCCGGTCGCTGGATGGGTCTTGGTATGAAAAACGAAGCAGACGGCGCTGCTGTAGACGCAATGCGTAAAGCATTCGACAAAGTAGCTGTCAGCGGTCTCGTCGTTATCGGCGAAGGCGAAATGGACGAAGCTCCGATGCTCTACATCGGTGAAGAAGTAGGTCTCGGTGGTCCGGAGATCGACATCGCTGTTGACCCGGTAGAAGGTACGAACCTCATCGCAAAAGGACTTCCGGGCTCCATCGCCGTTATGGCGATCGCTCCGCGCGGCTGTCTCTTGAATGCACCTGATATGTATATGGAAAAACTTTGCGTAGGTCATCGCGGTAAAGGCCGCATCGACATCGCGGCTCCGGTTCGTCAGAACGTGCTCAGAGTAGCAGATGCTATGAATCGCGACGTAAAAGACATGGTAGTCGTTATTCTCGACCGTGAACGCCATGAAGGCATCATCCGCGAAGTCCGCGACACGGGCGCTCGCGTTAAGCTCATCAGTGACGGTGACGTTTCGCCGGCAGTCAGCGTTGGTATCGAAGGCTCTGGCGTACATATGCTCATCGGTACAGGCGGTGCTCCGGAAGGCGTTATCGCAGCAGCAGCTCTCAAATGCCTCGGCGGCGACATGCAGGCTCGCCTCTGGCCGGAAAACGATGACGATATCGAACGTGCAAAAAAATTGGGTATCACCGATGTGAAGAAGATCCTCACCATCGACGATATGGTAAAAGGCGACGAAGCATTCTTCGTTGGTACAGCTATCACGCAGTGTGACTTCCTTGAACCTGTTCGTTACTTCAAAGGCGGCGCAAGAACGAACTCTGTCGTTATGCGCGCTTCCACGGGTACGGTACGCTTCATCGATGCGATCCATCGCTTCAATGCACAGGCTGTTTCCGTTCGCTTCAAATAATCAAAGAACAAAAAATGCCGCAGGCGATCTTGCTTGCGGTATTTTTTTGTCTGCGCTGCTCCTTTTTCGGTGCTGAAAAAAGGCAAGTAAAGCCGTGCTTTTTTTGTGCATGGCACGCTCCTTTTTGCGGGATACTACAGAAAAAAGGGGGCGAAGCTATGCGTATCTATTATCATTGCGATTGGTGCGGACGAGGCGTGGCACAGCTGGAGCTTGACGCGATCGATGAGGCGAAATTGGGGCTCGATTGCTTGACTGCCGAGGAGCGCGACGATATAATATCAGTAGATGAAACAGGCATCATGCATATCAAGACGTTGTGCGACCGTTGTGTCGATTCGCTCGGGCTCGACGAGGTGCGCACCTTAAGACACAGTCTTTACAGCAGGATACAATAACAGGGCTTTGGCAAGTTGCCAAAGCCCCTTTTGTGCAGAAGGAGGAACGCTATGGAACGATTATTTCGTGCGCTGAAGGGTGACAGATCATATCGGGAAGTGCTCTCGCTGGCAGAGAGCCGTAAAAGCGCACTCGTATACGGTGCTTCGGGCAGTGCCAAGCACGCGCTCATCGCATCTGTCTATCGAGAGGACCCGCGCATGATGCTCGTCGTCACCTCGGCAGGCGAGGGGCTCAGGCAGATGGCAGATGACCTCGGTGCGCTCCTTCCCGAGGTACAGGTAGAGGTGCTTCCTGCCGCCGATCTCATCATGGCAGACGGCCTGACGAAGAACAGCACGCTCATGGCGAAACGGCAAGCCATATTCAGCGCGATGGTACGCGGCGAAAAGATGATCGTCCTCGCCGATACGGAAGCATCATCGCAGAAGGTGCTCCCTCGCCAAGCCTTCGCCGACAGTCGGCTCGTCATTCGTGAAGGCGATATCATCGAGCGCAAGAAGCTCGCCGAACTGCTCGTCAAAGCAGGCTATGAGCACAGCGCGCGTGTCGAAGGCGCAGGCGAGTTCTGCG is part of the Selenomonadales bacterium genome and encodes:
- a CDS encoding YIP1 family protein, which codes for MFNQLIVNVKETILKPSAAFPRMADECDIKLASLVLIIISAISGMAEGATAIVSAILVMAAFWVIETGVLHLLAKIFGASGEMKRLLIVNAYTMVPSLFFVPLSLIPGGEMMTLAIGGIWTMYLSYLALKSVYTLSAGKAIIILVLLYFILAVLGVLMAFAMMRL
- the glpX gene encoding class II fructose-bisphosphatase, whose protein sequence is MDRELALELVRITEKAAVASGRWMGLGMKNEADGAAVDAMRKAFDKVAVSGLVVIGEGEMDEAPMLYIGEEVGLGGPEIDIAVDPVEGTNLIAKGLPGSIAVMAIAPRGCLLNAPDMYMEKLCVGHRGKGRIDIAAPVRQNVLRVADAMNRDVKDMVVVILDRERHEGIIREVRDTGARVKLISDGDVSPAVSVGIEGSGVHMLIGTGGAPEGVIAAAALKCLGGDMQARLWPENDDDIERAKKLGITDVKKILTIDDMVKGDEAFFVGTAITQCDFLEPVRYFKGGARTNSVVMRASTGTVRFIDAIHRFNAQAVSVRFK
- a CDS encoding DUF2757 family protein; the encoded protein is MRIYYHCDWCGRGVAQLELDAIDEAKLGLDCLTAEERDDIISVDETGIMHIKTLCDRCVDSLGLDEVRTLRHSLYSRIQ